The nucleotide window CGCGACGGAACCGGAATCGGGTCCCGCATTGGCGAAGGAACTCTGAGGCAGGGGGTACCCGAATGGTTCCCCGCCACGCTCTGAGCTGAATCCCCCGGCGGATCCGGCCAAGGGCGACGAACCGCGCGGGGCAGGGGTTGCCACCCCCCGCCCCGCATGGGGGAGGATGGCGGAATCCGTACGAAGGGAAAATCACGGTGAGCATCGACCCGTCCTCGATTCCGAACTTCGGGGGCCAGCAGCCGCAGCCGCAGCAGCCGGCCGGCCCCGTCGTCCCGGATCAGGACCTCGTGAAGCAGCTCCTGGACCAGATGGAGCTGAAGTACGTCGTCGACGACGAGGGTGACCTCGCGGCGCCGTGGGAGGAATTCCGTACGTACTTCATGTTCCGCGGCGAAGGAGACCAGCAGGTCTTCTCGGTGCGCACGTTCTTCGACCGGCCGCACCAGATCGACGAGAAGCCGGCCCTGCTGGAGACGATCGACGACTGGAACCGCCGCACGCTGTGGCCGAAGGTCTACACCCACACGCATGACGACGGCACGGTCCGCCTCATCGGCGAGGCCCAGCTGCTGATCGGCACGGGCGTCAGCCTGGAGCACTTCGTCTCCTCGACGGTCAGCTGGGTGCGGGCCGCGATCGAGTTCGACAAGTGGCTCGTCGAGCAGCTCGGCCTGGCCGAGGACGTCGACGACTCGGAGGAGAAGCCTGAGGAAGACGACGAGTAGTCCTCGCAGGTCACAGGGGGGTTCGGTTGACGACGACCAGAAACGCCCCATAGACGTACGAGAGCCCGGCCAGGGCGCCGACCACCACGGCGGCGTGCCACGGCCGGGCTCTCGCCGTTCCGGCCAGCGCGGCGGCCGGCGGCAGCAGCAGCGGGAAGGCGGGCAGCAGGAAGCGCGGCTTGGACGCGAAGAACCCGTCGCCGCCGAGCGCGATCAGCAGCAGCACGGCGCTGTAGACCAGCAGCGGCAGCGGGGCCCGGTCCAGCAGCAGAAGGGCGAGGAGGACCAGCGCCACGGCCGCGATCACCGTCGTCATGGCGTACGCGAACCGGGCGTGGTGCAGCAGCAGATGCCGTACGAAGCCCAGGGCGCCCACGCCGAAGTCGAAGCGTGAGCCCCAGCGCCGCTGCACGGTGAAGTAGCCGTGCAGGGGATCGCCCTGGCGGACGCCGACCCACAGCACGAAGCCGCCCCAGCCCAGCGGCGCGAGCGCGACGCCCGTCCACAGGCTGTGGGGAACTTTGCGCCCGCGCCGCCGCCACACCTCGTACGCGGCCGCCGCGAGGACCGCCGCCGCCACCGCGATCCCGTTCGGCCGGGCGAGGCCCGCGAGCGCCGCCAGGGTGCCCGCCCACAGCCAGCGCCCGGTGAGCACGGCGTACAGCGCCCAGGCCGCGCAGGCGGTCAGCACCGGTTCGGTGTAGGCGAGGGACAGGATCACCGAGTGCGGCAGCAGGCCCCACAGCAGGACCAGCGCGGTGGCGGTGGCGCGGTCGTGCAGCCGGGCCCCGACGGCGTAGATGCCGCAGGCGGCCACCGCGGCGGCGGTCCAGGACACCAGCAGCCCCGCCGCGCCCCCGCTCAGCGGCACGATCTCGGTGACGGCCCGCACCAGCCCCGGGTACAGGGGGAAGAAGGCCAGGTCGCTGGCGAGGATGTGCGGGT belongs to Streptomyces graminofaciens and includes:
- a CDS encoding YbjN domain-containing protein codes for the protein MSIDPSSIPNFGGQQPQPQQPAGPVVPDQDLVKQLLDQMELKYVVDDEGDLAAPWEEFRTYFMFRGEGDQQVFSVRTFFDRPHQIDEKPALLETIDDWNRRTLWPKVYTHTHDDGTVRLIGEAQLLIGTGVSLEHFVSSTVSWVRAAIEFDKWLVEQLGLAEDVDDSEEKPEEDDE
- a CDS encoding mannosyltransferase family protein: MTQPSTTVAPTTAGSGAAGGVPHQSPRRRPTPAAVAARLPAAVWALALFLTARLTGTLVLVLTARAMGKRPLAVLGRSWDSNWYLRIAAEGYGHSKQYPHILASDLAFFPLYPGLVRAVTEIVPLSGGAAGLLVSWTAAAVAACGIYAVGARLHDRATATALVLLWGLLPHSVILSLAYTEPVLTACAAWALYAVLTGRWLWAGTLAALAGLARPNGIAVAAAVLAAAAYEVWRRRGRKVPHSLWTGVALAPLGWGGFVLWVGVRQGDPLHGYFTVQRRWGSRFDFGVGALGFVRHLLLHHARFAYAMTTVIAAVALVLLALLLLDRAPLPLLVYSAVLLLIALGGDGFFASKPRFLLPAFPLLLPPAAALAGTARARPWHAAVVVGALAGLSYVYGAFLVVVNRTPL